A stretch of Nyctibius grandis isolate bNycGra1 chromosome 24, bNycGra1.pri, whole genome shotgun sequence DNA encodes these proteins:
- the RIMS3 gene encoding regulating synaptic membrane exocytosis protein 3 → MFNGDASSSAARNVVRSSSISGEMYSVERSARGSADSVAVTASKKRRSSLGAKMVAIVGLSQWSKSTLQLNQTEGGPKKLRSNIRRSTETGIAVEMRTRVTRQGSRESTDGSTNSNSSDGTFIFPTTRLGAESQFSDFLDGLGPGQLVGRQTLATPPMGDVHVGMADRNGQLEVEVIQARGLIPKMGSKSVPATYVKVYLLENGVCLAKKKTKVVKKTCDPSYQQPLLFEESPQGKVLQVIVWGDYGRMDHKCFMGMAQIILEELDLSSAVAGWYKLFPTSSLADSSIGPLTRRLSQSSLESSTSPSCP, encoded by the exons ATGTTCAACGGGGATGCCAGCTCCTCGGCGGCCAGGAACGTGGTGCGCAGCTCCAGCATCAGCGGGGAGATGTACAGCGTGGAGAGGAGCGCGCGGGGCAGCGCCGACTCCGTCGCCGTCACCGCCAGCAAGAAGAGACGCTCCAGCCTGGGCGCCAAGATGGTGGCCATCGTGGGGCTGTCCCAGTGGAGCAAGAGCACGCTCCAGCTCAACCAGACCG AGGGTGGCCCCAAAAAGCTGCGCAGCAACATCCGGAGGAGCACGGAGACCGGCATCGCGGTGGAGATGAGGACCAGGGTGACCCGGCAGGGCAGCCGGGAGTCCACCGACGGCAGCACCAACAGCAACAGCTCTGACGGCAC GTTCATCTTCCCCACGACCCGGCTGGGTGCCGAGAGCCAGTTCAGCGACTTCCTCGACGGGCTGGGGCCGGGCCAGCTGGTGGGGCGGCAAACGCTGGCCACACCGCCAATGG GTGATGTCCACGTCGGCATGGCTGACCGCAACGGGCAGCTGGAGGTGGAGGTGATCCAGGCGAGGGGACTGATCCCAAAGATGGGCTCCAAGTCTGTCCCTG CCACCTACGTGAAAGTTTACCTGCTGGAGAACGGCGTCTGCCTGGCCAAGAAGAAgaccaaggtggtgaagaaAACCTGCGACCCCTCATaccagcagcctctgctcttCGAGGAGAGCCCGCAGGGCAAAGTCCTGCAG GTCATCGTCTGGGGAGATTACGGCCGCATGGACCACAAGTGCTTCATGGGGATGGCCCAGATCATCTTGGAGGAGCTCGATCTCTCCAGTGCGGTCGCAGGCTGGTACAAACTCTTCCCCACCTCCTCGCTGGCCGACTCCAGCATCGGACCTCTGACGCGCCGCCTCTCCCAGTCCTCCCTGGAGAGCtccaccagcccctcctgcccgTAG
- the SMAP2 gene encoding stromal membrane-associated protein 2, producing MTGKSVRDVDRYQAVLASLLAEEENKYCADCQAKGPRWASWNIGVFICIRCAGIHRNLGVHISRVKSVNLDQWTQEQIQCMEEMGNGKANRLYEAYLPENFRRPQTDQAVESFIRDKYEKKKYMDRSIDINAFRKEKDDKWKRSNEPVSERKLEPIIFEKVKMPQKKEETQQSRKSSPKSTEPVMDLLGLDAPVTTPLTNGRPSSLEKDLDLFASMGSNSDSRKVTGSMPTAGSAGSVPENLNLFPEPGSKGEEGKKQLSKDSILSLYGSQTPQLPAQGAMYMAPTQMAYPAAAYTGFPGVPPSSSMMGGMMAPSVGMMAQPGAAGMVTPMAIPAGYVGNVQAAVIGVPNRMMAAQQAGYVAGMAAVPQPVYGVQPAQQLQWNIAQMTQQMAGMNFYGANGMMGYGQSMGGGGAQGSSQSLSTQMWK from the exons GGCCACGATGGGCATCCTGGAATATTGGTGTATTCATCTGTATTCGTTGTGCTGGGATCCACAGGAACTTAGGAGTTCATATATCCAGGGTAAAATCCGTCAATCTTGACCAGTGGACACAAGAACAGATACAG TGCATGGAAGAGAtgggaaatggaaaagcaaatcGTCTTTATGAAGCCTACCTGCCAGAGAACTTCAGGAGACCTCAAACAGATCA AGCTGTGGAGAGCTTCATTCGGGATAAATatgagaagaagaaatacatgGACCGAAGTATTGACATCAATGCATTCAGG aaagaaaaggatGACAAATGGAAAAGGAGTAATGAGCCAgtatcagaaagaaaactggaacCTATCATCTTTGAGAAGGTGAAAATG cctcaaaagaaagaagaaacacagcagTCGAGAAAAAGTTCTCCTAAATCTACTGAGCCAGTAATGGATTTGTTAGGACTTG ATGCCCCCGTGACAACCCCCCTTACAAACGGCAGGCCGAGCAGCTTAGAGAAGGATCTTGATCTTTTTGCATCAATGGGATCAAACTCTGACTCCAGGAAG GTCACTGGCTCCATGCCGACAGCTGGAAGTGCTGGTTCTGTTCCTGAAAACCTGAATCTCTTCCCTGAGCCGGGAAGcaaaggggaggaagggaagaagcagcTCTCTAAAGACTCCATCCTCTCCTTGTACGGCTCTCAAACGCCTCAGCTGCCTGCACAAG GAGCAATGTACATGGCCCCAACTCAGATGGCGTATCCTGCAGCAGCATATACTGGCTTTCCAGGAGTACCCCCCTCCAGCAGCATGATGGGAGGCATGATGGCACCGTCAGTGGGGATGATGGCTcagcctggagctgcagggatggtgacGCCCATGGCCATACCAGCTGGATATGTGGGTAACGTGCAGGCAGCTGTCATCGGTGTCCCCAACAGGATGATGGCTGCACAGCAGGCTGGCTACGTAGCTGGCATGGCAGCAGTTCCCCAGCCCGTCTATGGCGtgcagccagcacagcagcttCAGTGGAACATTGCTCAG ATGACCCAGCAGATGGCTGGGATGAACTTCTATGGAGCTAATGGCATGATGGGATATGGACAGTCCATGGGTGGAGGAggtgcccagggaagcagtcagtCCCTCAGCACTCAGATGTGGAAATGA